From the Nodularia sp. NIES-3585 genome, one window contains:
- a CDS encoding peptidase domain-containing ABC transporter: MKKNTSHQKSPIPAASILQLLQIVAGDTSLGADFSQAWVMREFQPGEHLNRDTEDSNNLLYLICQGQVCLWGFDATLKQEVPTQLLLAAQTFGADNFFCHQTLPYRAIAASAGCMAQIAISDLKQWLHSIPNLESDLELLTYQQQALIFFKTYTEWRSLTSHTLPELLSYFVAIKITAGSSLIEATAPAQGRFWLAGGKIDNSQQIGDSWVYPDITVNHGIAQTDLLVYHLSIEHWESVKALAPDLFPEQPELGEQQTNSQITQIPLPVPQNTEQPHDHPDTSELEKIDFPEGGNQPKSRTKLWPNYPFIQQQSISDSGAACLAMVSQYGGKRLGLYTLRNLAQVDRMGASLHGLAAAADNLGYDVLAVRTSLDKLDTYTNPWIAEWQEIHYVVVWQVKSGRLLISDPATGKRWLSFAEFQDSWTGYALLLDPTQRFYTLQTNKVSLNRYWDTLKSYQKLLSQILLSSILVQVIGLATPLFTQVVIDQVMPLKDFDTLNIFVISFLSLGIWQTVLITQRQYLLEYIANRIDIQLIGRFINYTLQLPLQFFASRQVEDIINLVQENSKIQLFLTRQAVSGTIDTLMVVIYLGLMTYYNWQLTLVVLLWILFIVIATIVSRPFLKQASREIFTESIGQNSSFSEMFTGIVTVKTAAAEYPVQMHWEKRFQNMLKVRLRGRKLASNLQLIRSAINQVGTTAVFWFGVNLVIREQMSLGKFVAFNLLVSQIAIAVLALVQLWDEFPEIQDSVERLEDVLAYQPEENSQTPLPVIPRIRGEVQFDHVSFCYNSDEDGETLQNLSFRVKPQQTIGIIGESGSGKSTLVNLLTGLYRPDTGQILIDGQDISLVSPQSLRSQLGFVPQECFLFSGTILENITLYNSEFSLEQAIAAAQLAEAHTFIQALPLGYNTPVGETGVKLSGGEKQKIAIARALIKKPAILILDQATNALDAESEQRFQHNLVQMSEYATTFIISHRLSSVRHADCILVLDRGVLIEQGTHQELMAEAGLYRHLAQLQLQL, encoded by the coding sequence ATGAAAAAAAATACCAGCCATCAAAAATCTCCTATTCCAGCAGCGTCCATCCTGCAACTTTTACAGATAGTTGCAGGGGATACAAGTCTGGGAGCAGACTTTAGTCAAGCTTGGGTGATGCGAGAATTTCAACCAGGTGAGCATCTAAATAGAGACACTGAAGATAGCAACAACTTGCTTTATTTAATCTGTCAAGGTCAAGTGTGCTTGTGGGGTTTTGATGCCACTCTAAAACAAGAAGTTCCTACACAATTGTTATTAGCAGCGCAGACCTTTGGGGCAGATAATTTCTTTTGTCATCAAACCTTACCATATCGAGCGATCGCAGCTAGTGCTGGCTGTATGGCGCAAATAGCCATTTCTGATCTCAAACAGTGGTTACACTCCATACCTAATTTAGAAAGTGACTTAGAACTGTTAACTTATCAGCAGCAAGCACTGATATTTTTTAAAACCTATACCGAGTGGCGTTCCCTCACCAGTCATACTCTCCCAGAATTGCTATCCTACTTTGTAGCCATCAAGATTACCGCTGGTTCATCCTTGATAGAAGCAACCGCACCAGCACAGGGGCGCTTTTGGTTAGCAGGTGGCAAAATTGACAACTCGCAACAGATAGGAGACAGCTGGGTATATCCTGATATCACAGTTAATCATGGTATTGCCCAAACGGATTTATTAGTCTACCACCTGTCAATAGAACATTGGGAATCGGTAAAAGCGTTAGCACCTGATTTATTTCCTGAACAGCCAGAACTAGGAGAACAACAAACCAACTCACAAATCACCCAAATACCACTTCCTGTTCCCCAGAATACCGAACAGCCACATGATCATCCCGATACCTCAGAACTTGAAAAAATTGATTTTCCAGAAGGGGGAAACCAACCCAAATCAAGGACTAAATTATGGCCTAACTATCCGTTTATTCAACAACAAAGCATATCAGATAGTGGTGCAGCTTGTTTGGCAATGGTTAGCCAGTATGGGGGTAAGCGATTGGGACTCTACACCCTGCGGAATTTAGCACAAGTAGACCGTATGGGTGCGTCTCTCCACGGTTTAGCCGCAGCGGCTGATAACTTGGGCTACGATGTGCTAGCAGTGCGAACCAGTTTAGATAAATTAGATACTTATACAAATCCTTGGATTGCCGAGTGGCAAGAAATTCATTATGTTGTAGTTTGGCAAGTTAAAAGTGGTCGCCTATTAATTTCTGATCCAGCTACAGGTAAGCGCTGGCTGTCATTTGCAGAATTTCAAGATAGTTGGACAGGATACGCTTTACTCTTAGACCCTACGCAACGTTTTTATACCCTTCAAACTAACAAAGTTTCTCTAAATCGTTATTGGGATACATTAAAAAGTTACCAAAAATTACTCAGTCAAATTCTTCTGTCCTCAATTTTAGTGCAAGTCATTGGGCTGGCGACTCCTTTATTTACTCAGGTGGTAATCGACCAAGTAATGCCCCTGAAAGATTTTGATACCTTAAATATTTTCGTGATCAGCTTCCTCAGCTTGGGTATTTGGCAGACTGTCTTAATCACACAGCGTCAATACCTTTTGGAGTATATTGCCAATCGCATCGACATTCAGTTGATTGGTCGTTTCATTAACTATACGTTGCAGTTGCCGTTACAATTTTTTGCATCCCGTCAAGTCGAAGACATAATTAACCTTGTGCAGGAAAATAGCAAAATTCAATTGTTTCTGACTCGTCAAGCTGTTAGTGGCACTATAGACACCTTAATGGTGGTGATTTATTTGGGGCTAATGACTTATTACAATTGGCAACTAACTTTGGTGGTGTTGCTTTGGATATTATTTATAGTAATTGCGACTATAGTTTCCAGACCATTCCTTAAACAAGCCTCACGGGAAATCTTCACAGAATCAATCGGACAAAATTCCTCGTTCAGCGAAATGTTTACTGGTATTGTCACAGTCAAAACCGCCGCCGCTGAATATCCAGTGCAGATGCATTGGGAGAAGCGTTTTCAGAATATGTTAAAGGTGCGGTTGCGCGGGCGGAAGTTGGCGAGTAACTTACAACTAATTAGAAGTGCGATTAATCAAGTTGGGACTACAGCTGTTTTTTGGTTTGGGGTAAATCTGGTGATTAGGGAACAGATGTCACTGGGTAAATTTGTCGCTTTTAATCTGCTTGTGAGTCAGATCGCGATCGCAGTTTTAGCATTGGTGCAGTTGTGGGATGAGTTCCCAGAAATACAGGATTCTGTAGAAAGATTAGAAGATGTCTTAGCCTACCAGCCAGAAGAAAATTCCCAAACACCTCTCCCAGTCATACCTCGGATTCGGGGAGAAGTCCAATTTGATCATGTTTCCTTTTGTTACAACTCCGATGAAGATGGCGAGACTTTGCAAAATCTCTCTTTTCGGGTGAAACCACAGCAAACTATTGGGATTATCGGTGAAAGTGGTTCGGGTAAAAGTACTTTAGTTAATTTGCTGACTGGTTTATATCGTCCTGACACAGGGCAGATTTTGATTGATGGACAAGATATTTCCCTAGTTTCGCCCCAATCGTTGCGGAGTCAGTTGGGTTTTGTACCACAGGAGTGTTTTTTGTTTTCTGGAACCATTTTAGAAAATATCACCCTCTACAATTCAGAGTTTAGTCTAGAACAGGCGATCGCCGCCGCCCAGTTAGCAGAGGCACACACCTTTATTCAAGCATTACCTTTGGGGTATAACACCCCAGTCGGAGAAACAGGCGTGAAGCTTTCTGGTGGAGAAAAACAAAAAATTGCGATCGCTCGCGCTTTGATTAAGAAACCAGCTATTTTAATTTTGGATCAAGCAACTAACGCCCTAGATGCTGAATCAGAACAGCGTTTTCAACATAACTTAGTCCAAATGAGCGAATATGCTACCACTTTTATCATCTCTCACCGTTTATCTAGTGTGCGTCACGCCGACTGCATACTAGTCCTAGATAGAGGTGTGCTGATTGAACAAGGTACTCACCAGGAATTAATGGCAGAAGCTGGTCTTTATCGCCACTTAGCCCAGTTGCAATTACAACTCTAA
- a CDS encoding cation:proton antiporter: MTNLLMTTLISTPIKDPVPVFLMILGIMLIAPLLFEKIRLPGIVGLILAGVVVGPNGLGLLARDSTIILLGTVGLLFLMFMAGLETSLDDMKYNADKAVIFGLATFLVPMALGTGAMMAIGYDLLPAVLVASCFASHTLLALPVASKLGIMRSQVMTTTLGGTLITNILALLVLAVVVRAHEGNLTLQFWLFLIPSLIIYTFLILWGLPRLGRWFFQRFGHDEGAEFTFVLASLFVVSYAAQLIQIEPIIGAFLAGVAITQLIPQLSPLMNRIQFIGNTLFVPFFLISVGMLVNPRILFQEPRALVVSGVMVSAAIGSKFIPAWGAGKLFGFNFDNIMVMFGLSVAQAASTLAAITVAFNIELVDQLTVNGTIAMILVTCVASPWVTAQWGQKMKPGEVTTQNPKTGNIGDRVLVPVANPSTEDNLLKLAILLAKSAKGTLLPLHILLEQNPTISLEDKTRQKQLLSTAEMIAHAAVTNVTPIGRIDESIDKGIARVAEEKQASVIVCGWKGYSTYQENLFGGVIDKIVNRSSVPVLVTRFPLPIEHTGRVFIAFTTQQTYASSFKQSIQLAKSLATELKASLQLLHVVAVRGASVELTDIELPPDTPILKVRGNFVRQVSRLLKTNDLLVLNGTVEQKSQLFSLLGHAPEAIARSHPEVAMIIAYFPQ; encoded by the coding sequence ATGACTAATTTATTAATGACTACCCTAATCTCAACACCCATTAAAGATCCAGTACCAGTGTTTTTGATGATTTTGGGGATTATGCTCATCGCTCCCCTGCTATTTGAGAAAATTCGCCTACCTGGGATTGTGGGATTAATCTTGGCTGGGGTCGTAGTCGGTCCAAATGGCCTGGGATTACTCGCACGAGATAGCACAATTATCTTACTGGGTACAGTCGGTTTATTATTTCTCATGTTCATGGCGGGACTGGAAACCAGCCTGGATGACATGAAATATAATGCCGATAAAGCAGTAATTTTTGGGCTGGCTACTTTTCTGGTACCGATGGCATTGGGTACTGGAGCTATGATGGCTATTGGCTACGATTTATTGCCTGCTGTTCTGGTTGCATCCTGTTTCGCCTCTCATACCCTACTAGCATTACCTGTAGCTAGTAAACTGGGAATTATGCGATCGCAGGTGATGACTACCACTCTAGGAGGAACATTAATCACCAATATTTTGGCACTTTTAGTGTTGGCGGTGGTGGTGAGAGCGCATGAAGGCAATTTAACTTTACAGTTTTGGCTATTCCTGATTCCCTCACTGATTATTTATACCTTCCTGATTTTGTGGGGATTACCTCGTCTAGGACGTTGGTTTTTTCAGCGCTTTGGACATGACGAAGGGGCAGAATTTACCTTTGTTTTAGCTAGTTTGTTTGTTGTTTCCTACGCTGCACAATTAATCCAGATTGAGCCAATTATTGGGGCTTTTTTAGCGGGAGTTGCCATTACTCAATTGATACCGCAACTTAGCCCCCTAATGAATCGGATTCAATTTATCGGTAATACGTTATTTGTGCCATTTTTCCTAATTTCTGTAGGGATGTTGGTAAATCCCCGGATTCTGTTTCAAGAACCACGAGCGCTGGTAGTATCAGGTGTAATGGTGAGTGCTGCTATTGGTTCTAAGTTTATCCCGGCTTGGGGTGCAGGTAAGTTATTTGGATTTAATTTTGACAATATTATGGTGATGTTTGGGCTATCGGTAGCTCAAGCAGCTTCTACTCTAGCGGCGATTACTGTTGCTTTTAATATTGAGTTGGTTGACCAATTGACTGTAAATGGTACTATTGCCATGATTTTAGTGACCTGCGTTGCTTCTCCTTGGGTGACAGCGCAATGGGGACAAAAAATGAAGCCAGGAGAAGTCACGACTCAAAACCCGAAGACAGGAAATATAGGCGATCGCGTCTTAGTCCCAGTTGCTAACCCCAGTACAGAAGATAATTTGCTAAAATTGGCGATTCTCCTGGCAAAATCTGCTAAAGGAACTCTACTACCCCTGCACATTTTACTAGAGCAAAATCCCACTATTTCCCTAGAGGATAAAACGCGACAAAAGCAATTATTATCAACTGCGGAAATGATTGCCCATGCTGCTGTTACTAATGTTACGCCCATTGGTCGCATTGATGAATCAATTGATAAGGGTATTGCCCGCGTAGCCGAAGAAAAACAAGCTAGTGTGATTGTCTGCGGTTGGAAGGGTTACTCTACTTATCAGGAAAATCTATTTGGTGGTGTGATTGATAAGATTGTAAATCGCAGTTCCGTACCAGTTTTAGTAACTCGCTTTCCATTACCAATTGAGCATACAGGGCGGGTCTTTATTGCTTTTACTACTCAACAGACTTACGCTAGTTCTTTTAAGCAAAGTATCCAATTAGCTAAAAGTCTGGCCACAGAACTCAAGGCTTCGCTGCAACTGTTGCACGTGGTAGCAGTTAGAGGGGCATCTGTGGAACTTACTGATATTGAATTACCGCCAGATACACCAATTCTGAAGGTGCGAGGTAATTTTGTGCGGCAAGTTTCTCGTTTACTTAAAACTAATGACCTGCTGGTGTTAAATGGTACTGTTGAACAAAAAAGTCAGCTGTTCTCACTTCTGGGTCATGCACCAGAGGCGATCGCTCGTAGTCATCCTGAAGTGGCGATGATTATAGCATATTTTCCACAGTAG
- a CDS encoding GH116 family glycosyl hydrolase → MTKLLSTVIPGCTWSRPIGLGWDKPYTNRVSFNIDDGPWHGMPLGGFGAGCIGRSSRGDFNLWHIDGGEHTFQNIPACQFSVFESNGTSSQAYALATEPPENDRLAAWKWYPASTATQNTGTYHALYPRSWFVYENVFQAQLTCKQFSPIWAENYQESSYPVAVFEWKAHNPTNAPITLSIMLTWQNMVGWFTNALKSPEVRIHEDGTPVYSYEPCLGKSKDNYNYIAENTEYFSSICSQVRGDRAVAEGDGSWCIATIKHPQVEVFYHTRWNPEGTGEDVWQSFAADGSLPNHQDATPASENTQIATAIALRFTLQPGETLAIPVVLAWDFPVTEFASGINYYRRYTDFFGRGGDHAEAIAATALTQYQTWYKHVEDWQQPIIDREDLPDWLKMALFNELYDLTSGGSLWSAASELDPIGQFAVLECLDYRWYESLDVRLYGSFGLLHLLPELEKAVIRAFARAIPDSDDHQRIIAYFHTIGESNITAARKVAGATPHDLGAPNEHVWEKTNYTCYQDCNLWKDLGCDFVLQVYRDFLLTGADDIQFLADCWEGIVQTLNYLKTFDLDGDGIPENSGAPDQTFDAWRLEGVSAYCGGLWLAALEAAIAISDILLTNHGGTEDTEELGDRYRVWLAQSLPVYQEKLWNGQYFRLDSDSGSQVVMADQLCGQFYARLLGLPDIVPSDRALSALHTVYDACFLKFCNGQLGAANGLLLDGSPEDPNASHPLEIWTGINFGVAAFLVQMGMQDEAWKLTHAVVQQIYNHGLQFRTPEALTASGTFRSSTYLRPMAIWAIYLVIDSKQQNQ, encoded by the coding sequence ATGACAAAACTGCTCTCGACAGTAATTCCTGGTTGCACTTGGAGCCGTCCCATCGGTTTAGGCTGGGACAAGCCCTATACGAATCGCGTTTCTTTTAATATTGATGATGGCCCTTGGCACGGAATGCCTTTAGGTGGCTTTGGTGCTGGTTGTATTGGTCGGTCTTCACGAGGTGACTTTAATTTGTGGCACATTGACGGCGGTGAACATACGTTTCAAAATATTCCCGCTTGTCAATTTAGTGTATTTGAATCCAATGGGACATCTTCTCAAGCTTATGCTTTGGCGACAGAACCGCCGGAAAATGATCGTCTCGCAGCGTGGAAATGGTATCCAGCATCGACAGCAACACAGAACACAGGAACTTATCACGCCCTATATCCGCGTAGCTGGTTTGTCTACGAAAATGTCTTTCAAGCACAGTTAACCTGTAAGCAGTTTTCACCAATCTGGGCAGAGAATTATCAAGAATCTAGCTACCCTGTGGCGGTGTTTGAGTGGAAGGCTCATAACCCCACAAATGCACCTATTACTTTGAGTATTATGCTCACTTGGCAAAATATGGTCGGCTGGTTTACTAATGCGCTGAAGTCTCCAGAAGTGCGAATACATGAAGATGGTACTCCGGTTTATAGTTATGAGCCGTGTTTAGGCAAGAGTAAAGATAATTACAATTATATAGCGGAAAATACAGAATATTTTAGTTCTATTTGTAGCCAAGTTCGTGGCGATCGCGCAGTTGCAGAAGGTGATGGTAGTTGGTGTATTGCGACTATCAAACATCCTCAGGTAGAAGTATTTTATCATACTCGATGGAATCCGGAGGGTACGGGAGAAGATGTCTGGCAAAGCTTTGCTGCTGATGGTTCTTTGCCTAATCATCAAGATGCAACTCCTGCCTCAGAAAATACCCAAATCGCGACAGCGATCGCTTTACGTTTCACTCTGCAACCAGGGGAAACTTTAGCAATTCCTGTTGTGCTAGCTTGGGATTTTCCGGTAACAGAATTTGCCTCCGGAATTAATTATTACCGCAGATATACAGACTTTTTTGGTCGTGGTGGTGATCATGCAGAAGCGATCGCCGCTACTGCCCTGACACAATATCAAACATGGTATAAACACGTAGAAGATTGGCAACAGCCGATTATTGACCGGGAAGATTTACCCGACTGGTTGAAAATGGCTCTGTTTAATGAGCTGTATGACCTGACTAGCGGCGGAAGTCTCTGGAGTGCCGCCTCAGAACTTGACCCCATTGGGCAATTTGCGGTGCTGGAATGTTTAGATTATCGTTGGTACGAAAGTCTCGATGTGCGGTTATATGGTTCCTTTGGGCTACTGCACTTGCTTCCTGAATTGGAAAAAGCGGTAATCCGGGCATTTGCTAGGGCAATTCCCGATAGTGACGACCATCAGCGGATCATTGCCTACTTCCACACTATCGGGGAATCTAACATCACCGCAGCCCGTAAAGTCGCAGGTGCAACACCCCATGATTTGGGCGCACCTAATGAACACGTTTGGGAAAAAACTAATTACACCTGTTATCAAGACTGCAACTTGTGGAAGGATTTGGGTTGTGATTTTGTCTTGCAGGTATACCGAGATTTTCTGCTGACGGGTGCTGATGATATCCAGTTTTTGGCAGATTGTTGGGAGGGAATTGTGCAAACTCTCAATTATCTGAAAACTTTTGATTTAGATGGGGATGGGATTCCTGAAAATTCTGGCGCACCTGACCAAACCTTTGATGCTTGGCGATTGGAGGGAGTTAGTGCTTATTGTGGGGGGTTGTGGTTGGCGGCTTTGGAGGCGGCGATCGCGATTAGTGATATTTTATTAACGAACCACGGAGGCACAGAGGACACAGAGGAGTTAGGAGATAGGTATAGGGTTTGGTTAGCGCAATCACTTCCTGTTTATCAAGAAAAACTCTGGAATGGTCAGTATTTTCGCTTAGATAGTGATAGTGGTTCTCAGGTGGTGATGGCGGATCAACTGTGTGGACAATTTTATGCCCGTTTATTGGGATTGCCAGATATTGTACCAAGCGATCGCGCCTTATCGGCTTTACACACTGTTTATGATGCTTGCTTTCTCAAATTCTGTAATGGTCAGCTTGGGGCTGCTAACGGTCTTCTTCTTGACGGTTCACCAGAAGATCCCAATGCTAGCCATCCTTTGGAAATTTGGACAGGGATTAACTTTGGAGTCGCGGCTTTTCTAGTCCAAATGGGGATGCAGGATGAAGCTTGGAAGTTAACCCACGCTGTTGTACAGCAAATTTACAACCATGGCTTACAATTTCGCACACCTGAAGCACTTACCGCATCTGGGACTTTCCGTTCTAGTACCTATCTGCGGCCGATGGCTATTTGGGCAATTTATCTAGTCATCGATTCCAAACAGCAGAATCAATGA
- the dxs gene encoding 1-deoxy-D-xylulose-5-phosphate synthase, whose translation MHLSEITHPNQLHGLSIRQLQQIARQIRDKHLQTVATSGGHLGPGLGVVELTLGLYQTLDLDRDKVIWDVGHQAYPHKLLTGRYNDFHTLRQKDGVAGYLKRCESKFDHFGAGHASTSISAALGMALAGELKGEKFKSVAVIGDGALTGGMALEAINHAGHLPKTKLLVVLNDNEMSISPNVGAIPRYLNKMRLSAPVQFIKDNFEEQLKQIPFVGESLSPELGRIKEGMKRLAVPKVGAVFEELGFTYIGPVDGHNLEDLISSFQQAHEMTGPVLVHVITVKGKGYEIAELDKVGYHAQSPFNLTTGKAVPSTKPKPPAYAKVFSHTLVKLAEQNPKIVGITAAMATGTGLDKLQAKLPNQYIDVGIAEQHAITLAAAMASEGMRPVAAIYSTFLQRAYDQIIHDVCIQNLPVFFCLDRAGIVGADGPTHQGMYDIAYLRCIPNIVMMAPKDEAELQRMVVTGVNHTSGPIAMRYPRGNGYGVPLMEEGWEPLEIGKAEILRNGDDVLLIGYGTMVYPSMQVAEILSEHGIEATVINARFVKPLDTELILPLAQQIGRVVTLEEGCVMGGFGSAVAEALLDADVVVPVKRIGVPDILVDHATPDESKAELGLTSRQIAERVMAAFFQKQASPVV comes from the coding sequence ATGCATCTGAGTGAAATCACCCATCCTAACCAGTTGCATGGTTTGTCGATCCGACAATTGCAACAAATCGCCCGTCAGATTCGAGACAAGCACCTACAAACCGTAGCCACAAGTGGCGGACATCTGGGGCCTGGTTTGGGAGTTGTAGAGTTAACACTAGGGCTTTATCAAACACTGGATTTGGATCGGGATAAAGTCATTTGGGATGTGGGACATCAAGCTTATCCCCACAAACTGCTGACAGGACGCTACAACGACTTTCATACCCTCAGACAAAAAGACGGTGTTGCTGGTTATCTCAAGCGGTGTGAAAGCAAATTCGATCACTTTGGTGCTGGACACGCTTCTACCAGTATTTCCGCAGCATTGGGTATGGCTTTAGCGGGAGAGTTGAAAGGAGAAAAATTTAAATCAGTAGCTGTAATTGGTGATGGTGCCTTAACTGGTGGTATGGCTTTAGAAGCCATCAACCATGCGGGACACTTACCTAAAACAAAACTGCTGGTAGTTCTCAACGATAATGAGATGTCCATATCTCCCAACGTCGGCGCAATTCCCCGTTACCTGAATAAAATGCGCCTCAGCGCACCAGTCCAGTTTATCAAAGATAATTTTGAAGAACAGTTGAAGCAAATTCCCTTTGTTGGTGAATCTTTGTCTCCTGAACTGGGACGCATCAAAGAAGGAATGAAGCGTTTAGCGGTTCCCAAGGTTGGTGCAGTCTTTGAAGAACTAGGTTTTACTTATATTGGTCCAGTAGATGGGCATAATTTAGAGGACTTAATTTCTAGCTTCCAGCAAGCACATGAAATGACAGGGCCAGTTTTAGTCCATGTAATTACAGTTAAAGGTAAAGGCTACGAAATCGCCGAACTAGACAAAGTAGGCTACCATGCCCAAAGCCCATTTAACTTGACTACAGGTAAAGCTGTTCCTTCAACTAAGCCCAAACCCCCGGCTTATGCCAAAGTCTTTTCCCACACTTTAGTCAAACTTGCGGAACAAAACCCCAAGATTGTGGGCATTACCGCCGCAATGGCTACGGGAACAGGTTTAGATAAACTCCAAGCTAAACTACCCAATCAATATATTGATGTTGGGATTGCGGAACAACACGCTATCACCCTAGCTGCGGCGATGGCGAGTGAAGGAATGCGTCCTGTAGCGGCTATTTACTCCACCTTCCTGCAACGGGCTTATGACCAGATAATTCACGATGTTTGTATTCAAAACCTGCCTGTGTTCTTCTGTTTAGACAGGGCGGGAATTGTTGGTGCTGATGGTCCCACACACCAAGGTATGTATGACATCGCTTATCTGCGCTGTATTCCCAATATAGTCATGATGGCACCTAAAGACGAAGCCGAACTGCAACGCATGGTAGTAACTGGCGTTAACCATACAAGTGGACCAATTGCCATGCGTTACCCCCGTGGTAACGGCTACGGTGTTCCCCTGATGGAAGAAGGTTGGGAACCTTTAGAAATTGGTAAGGCAGAAATTCTGCGTAACGGTGATGATGTGTTACTCATCGGTTACGGGACTATGGTATATCCCAGTATGCAGGTTGCGGAAATTCTCAGCGAACATGGCATTGAAGCAACTGTGATTAATGCCCGTTTTGTTAAGCCTTTGGATACAGAATTAATTTTGCCTTTGGCGCAGCAAATCGGCCGTGTTGTCACTTTGGAAGAAGGCTGTGTAATGGGTGGTTTTGGTTCAGCTGTAGCTGAAGCATTACTAGATGCTGATGTTGTAGTTCCAGTTAAGCGGATTGGTGTACCAGATATATTGGTAGATCATGCAACACCAGATGAATCTAAGGCAGAGTTAGGTTTAACTAGTCGTCAAATCGCCGAAAGAGTTATGGCTGCTTTCTTTCAAAAGCAAGCATCTCCTGTTGTCTAG
- the rpiA gene encoding ribose-5-phosphate isomerase RpiA, whose protein sequence is MSATADPVKLMKQEVGKAAAALVKSGSVVGLGTGSTTAYTIQFLGDRIKSGELKDIVGIPTSFQSEVLAKEYGVPLTTLDAVDHIDIAIDGADEVDPQKNLIKGGGAAHTREKVVDYLAAQFIVVVDSGKLVERLGSTFAVPVEVIPMAITPVTNAIKKLGGKPELRMGVKKAGPVITDQGNFVLDVRFDSIDDPVTLEKTLNNIPGVLENGIFVNCADVVLVGEVKDGQPLVRQL, encoded by the coding sequence ATGAGCGCCACAGCAGATCCAGTCAAGTTGATGAAGCAAGAAGTTGGCAAAGCGGCTGCCGCCCTGGTAAAATCAGGCTCAGTTGTCGGTTTGGGTACAGGCTCAACGACAGCTTATACAATTCAGTTTTTAGGCGATCGCATCAAATCTGGTGAACTTAAAGATATAGTAGGTATTCCTACCTCTTTTCAATCAGAGGTGCTGGCGAAAGAATACGGCGTACCTCTCACCACCTTAGATGCTGTGGACCACATTGATATTGCCATTGATGGGGCTGATGAAGTTGACCCCCAGAAGAATTTGATTAAAGGCGGTGGTGCAGCACATACCCGCGAAAAAGTAGTAGATTACCTAGCAGCGCAATTTATCGTTGTAGTTGATAGTGGTAAGTTAGTCGAGCGTTTGGGTTCTACTTTTGCAGTACCTGTAGAGGTGATACCTATGGCTATTACGCCTGTGACTAATGCCATTAAAAAACTTGGTGGTAAACCTGAACTCCGCATGGGTGTTAAAAAAGCTGGCCCAGTAATTACCGATCAAGGTAACTTTGTCTTAGATGTCAGATTTGATTCTATTGATGACCCTGTTACTCTAGAAAAAACACTGAATAATATTCCCGGTGTTTTGGAAAATGGGATCTTTGTTAATTGTGCAGATGTAGTTTTAGTGGGCGAAGTTAAAGACGGTCAGCCTTTAGTCCGTCAACTGTAA
- a CDS encoding S-layer homology domain-containing protein: MRKLLGTLSLVLLLQNLPLSAARALEPTEELTSQAIQQVITAKLMTNSPDGNFYPERMISRAELAAILVKAFKLDQREAVKQQEAKTVADVPRSHWAFNDIQAVLKTGIMRGYRGNLFFPNQRVTRAEGLAIFAQAYGVFQFGDDTVKELLEPHPDAASIPVWARRAIATVVAEGFINTDAQNNISPLRPMTRGDMAYLLSQYLQRQQPQPEMPIVPGVTRSPESL; encoded by the coding sequence ATGCGAAAGTTGCTAGGTACTCTTTCCTTAGTATTACTACTGCAAAACCTGCCATTAAGTGCTGCTAGAGCGCTAGAACCTACTGAAGAATTGACATCTCAAGCAATTCAACAGGTAATTACAGCTAAGTTAATGACGAATTCACCTGATGGAAACTTTTATCCAGAAAGGATGATTAGTCGTGCAGAATTAGCTGCCATTTTGGTGAAGGCATTTAAACTCGACCAACGCGAAGCTGTTAAACAACAAGAGGCGAAAACTGTAGCAGATGTTCCCCGTTCCCATTGGGCATTTAATGACATTCAGGCAGTTCTGAAAACTGGCATTATGAGAGGATATCGAGGCAATTTATTTTTCCCTAATCAAAGAGTTACCAGGGCAGAAGGTTTAGCGATTTTTGCCCAAGCTTATGGTGTATTTCAATTTGGTGATGACACCGTAAAGGAACTACTTGAGCCGCATCCAGATGCTGCATCAATTCCAGTATGGGCTAGAAGAGCGATCGCCACAGTAGTTGCGGAAGGATTTATTAACACAGATGCCCAAAATAATATTTCCCCATTACGGCCTATGACCCGTGGCGACATGGCTTATCTGTTGAGTCAATATCTACAAAGACAGCAGCCACAACCAGAAATGCCAATAGTTCCTGGTGTTACCCGTAGCCCTGAATCACTTTAA